The following coding sequences are from one Salvia hispanica cultivar TCC Black 2014 chromosome 3, UniMelb_Shisp_WGS_1.0, whole genome shotgun sequence window:
- the LOC125215514 gene encoding cysteine-tryptophan domain-containing zinc finger protein 7-like — protein sequence MISVGSRDGRKRIGLGLDMEETELEEGEALGYQEEGEDSTIDPDIALSYIEEKVHRFLGHLQKDFEGGVSAENLGAKFGGYGSFLPTYQRSPSWSHTKSPAEAHNYESPRKTHTEDQRQNSLASSSASPSIRPHTASGKSLSVGSSLKGNGYLKSKHAEESRLKRGTNRKSVSDQRTLKVRIKVGSENLSAQKNAEIYSGLGLVVSPSSSMEDSPTTSEGQCGKLLGVPEASPTSILQIMTSYSGELLLSPLSEDLIHLTEKRKSRGKSENKLVDRTSKKSGLLGNGSLSSRGIHTVTEKKKVVSSEKDDDYFTELPYQNNNGFVENNVSPLKKDKENDSDPYGYEELVSNALKLPLLSSSQHIAADPLKDMPPATFSAKDRIKREAFSPCIEKEHLESVAPAQDASRAEKLGGRSGSSGKASESKELNRISTTVAACPQVDIYKAEKPHTLDQSGSNASKGIKTLTASEPPGALKQLVTQKGGSVSEGCLEPSLEKSSTGGKRKRKEAQNKATEGAYVAKDESMVESSLDPKSGKSSHTNCLTSKNDTPDFQKEHEKPKDRYKDFFGDVEFEDDDSESISGEMTSSGRLKDPQFAGKRNLRKDNNMSREKYTGRNSEKTLEKYATPVSRPTPPLENGPNSEAPAGSVPLVQEDWVSCDKCKKWRLLPLGTNPENLPEKWLCRMLSWLPGMNRCIIPEEETTNALRALYHPVASVPVPPPEGQGIRPNNVIMASIGITSADSRPLAQEHLDAVVPTAPNSGKKKHGSAVAANSVDIDGSTNSSNSRKKNMLGKITKLNSANNSPSVDASGQHMRQGSMALEKCSDAKAEKMSQISSSDKGTSVKIKSKRESDMESTRASKRIKSEELHCDDENWNSDNGGSASTKAGRRSLSLSNTSGNDRDKYNNLKDFSGEAMKSIASSMNVEMHVPSPAADGLLCSGKYDDEDPRKRRVKDNYGSRTHNEAISNSEQHYLHSGDFIEELSESEHRKEKKARLSKSGGKAMNGSKTSIGSDRKSKSIKDQHDGQLVNSTQVADYLKSDMASVRPSVAANSSSSKVSGSHRTKTTGQEVKGSPVESVSSSPLRFPNADKVSSARKSHEERTVFHDSAAANPGMFSGSDDGGNVRTGLDKIDTVLTANNHANDVHSDQLCQSNQYASTKHYSEQFDTETRTNNDQSEGGVHSKKSGKGLSLQSKDKAHASGSEVDKIKIKASDSRNDASDHTHLHEEKSKSRRNKSDEKSGTPKKGDKFVSKKDMVGGMSSESSKAPSQKKLGHDGQDAIRSQDKKHGLPQEHENEKLPKKSNQTETHGNGKSHSLPPLARIQTDTAPVSVSQKENSSKGLSLDASDNGDAQKASNQRKKLENSNGQPMRHPTPNSHKVRDVDAPSPVRRDSSSHAANTILKEAKDLKHMADRLKNSGTSIGLYFEAALKFLHGASLLESGSSEATKHNELMHSLHIYSSTAKLCEFCAHDFEKSKDMGAAALAYKCMEVAYMRVLYSSHSNTSRDRAELQSALQIAAPGESPSSSASDVDNLNHQATADKAASAKVVGSPQVSGSHIITSRNRSSLLRVLNFAQDVTFAMEASRKSRIAFTAATSRLADTHKEGVRSLKNALDYNFQDVEGLLQLVRIAKDAISH from the exons ATGATATCTGTGGGCAGTAGAGATGGTAGAAAGAGGATAGGTTTGGGATTAGATATGGAAGAAACTGAGCTTGAAGAAGGGGAGGCTCTTGGTTATCAAGAAGAGGGAGAAGATTCCACCATTGACCCTGATATTGCTCTCTCTTACATT GAGGAAAAAGTCCATAGATTTTTGGGTCACCTCCAGAAAGATTTCGAAGGTGGTGTTTCAGCTGAGAATTTGG GGGCAAAATTTGGTGGCTATGGTTCATTTTTACCTACCTATCAGCGGAGTCCATCATGGTCACATACAAAAAGTCCAGCCGAGGCTCATAACTATGAGTCACCAAGAAAGACACACACAGAG GATCAAAGGCAGAATTCTTTAGCTTCATCAAGTGCTTCTCCTTCCATAAGGCCCCATACTGCTTCAGGAAAATCTTTATCTGTGGGAAGCTCCTTGAAAGGCAATGGCTACTTAAAATCTAAACATGCTGAAGAATCGCGCTTAAAAAGGggaacaaatagaaaatctgTGAGTGATCAGAGAACACTGAAGGTCCGAATCAAAGTTGGCTCAGAAAATTTGTCAGCACAGAAGAATGCTGAAATCTACAGTGGACTTGGTCTAGTAGTTTCGCCATCCTCTTCGATGGAAGACAGTCCCACAACTAGTGAAGGACAATGTGGTAAACTTTTGGGCGTGCCTGAGGCATCACCAACCAGTATTCTTCAG ATTATGACATCTTATTCTGGAGAACTGCTTCTATCCCCTCTATCCGAGGATCTGATCCATCTTACAGAAAAAAGGAAGTCCAGgggaaaaagtgaaaataaactAGTCGACAGAACAAGCAAAAAGTCTGGATTGTTAGGGAATGGATCTCTTTCTAGCAGGGGTATCCATACAGTtactgaaaagaaaaaggtcGTGTCATCTGAAAAGGACGATGATTACTTCACAGAATTACCGTATCAGAATAATAATGGTTTTGTGGAGAATAATGTTTCTCCGCTGAAGAAggataaagaaaatgatagtgATCCGTATGGGTATGAGGAACTCGTTTCTAATGCTCTGAAACTTCCACTTTTATCAAGTTCTCAGCATATTGCTGCCGATCCGTTGAAGGATATGCCCCCTGCAACTTTTTCTGCAAAAGATAGGATAAAGCGAGAAgccttctccccgtgcattgAGAAGGAACATTTGGAGAGTGTGGCACCTGCTCAAGATGCTAGCAGAGCTGAGAAGTTGGGTGGGAGGTCTGGTTCATCGGGCAAGGCTTCTGAATCTAAAGAATTAAATCGCATCAGTACTACTGTTGCAGCTTGCCCTCAGGTGGACATATACAAGGCAGAAAAGCCTCACACTTTGGACCAGTCGGGGTCTAATGCCTCTAAGGGAATAAAAACACTTACTGCTTCTGAACCGCCTGGTGCCTTGAAACAATTAGTCACTCAGAAAGGAGGGTCAGTTAGCGAGGGTTGTCTGGAACCATCTCTTGAGAAATCATCAACTGGGGGAAAGAGGAAACGGAAGGAAGCTCAAAATAAAGCCACTGAAGGTGCATATGTAGCAAAAGATGAGTCAATGGTTGAGTCTTCTCTGGATCCTAAAAGTGGGAAGAGTTCTCATACCAATTGTCTCACATCTAAAAATGATACACCTGATTTCCAGAAGGAGCATGAGAAGCCAAAGGACAGGTATAAGGACTTCTTTGGAGATGTAGAATTTGAAGATGATGACAGCGAATCGATCTCTGGGGAAATGACGTCCTCAGGAAGGTTAAAAGATCCTCAATTTGctggaaaaagaaatttaagaaaagatAATAACATGTCCCGAGAAAAATATACAGGCAGAAATTCTGAAAAAACACTAGAGAAATATGCTACACCTGTGTCTCGGCCAACTCCTCCCCTTGAAAATGGTCCGAATTCTGAAGCTCCAGCTGGATCGGTTCCTCTGGTCCAAGAAGATTGGGTTTCATgtgataaatgtaaaaaatggCGACTACTTCCACTTGGCACTAATCCCGAAAATCTCCCCGAGAAATGGCTTTGTAGGATGCTTTCCTGGCT GCCTGGGATGAACCGTTGTATCATCCCAGAGGAGGAGACCACTAATGCTTTAAGGGCCCTTTACCATCCCGTTGCTTCAGTTCCGGTCCCTCCTCCCGAGGGTCAAGGCATTCGGCCAAATAATGTCATTATGGCTTCGATAGGGATCACGTCAGCTGATTCTAGGCCTCTGGCTCAAGAACACCTGGATGCTGTTGTCCCAACTGCACCAAATAGTGGGAAGAAGAAACATGGGTCTGCAGTGGCTGCAAATTCAGTGGATATAGATGGTTCCACCAACTCATCAAACTCACGGAAGAAGAATATGTTGGGAAAAATAACTAAACTGAACAGCGCAAATAACTCACCTTCTGTAGATGCTTCTGGACAGCATATGAGGCAAGGAAGTATGGCATTGGAGAAGTGCAGTGATGCGAAAGCAGAAAAAATGTCACAAATCAGCTCTTCTGATAAAg GTACAAGTGTAAAGATAAAGAGCAAGCGTGAGTCTGATATGGAGAGCACTAGAGCTTCTAAAAGAATTAAGAGTGAGGAGTTACATTGTGATGATGAAAATTGGAATTCTGACAATGGAGGCAGTGCTTCCACGAAAGCAGGTCGTCGCTCGTTAAGTCTGTCAAATACATCTGGTAATGATCGAGACAAGTACAATAACCTTAAGGATTTTAGTGGTGAAGCCATGAAAAGTATAGCATCAAGTATGAATGTAGAAATGCATGTTCCGTCACCTGCAGCTGATGGTTTGCTCTGTTCTGGAAAATATGATGACGAAGATCCTAGAAAGAGGAGAGTTAAAGACAATTATGGTTCTAGGACTCATAATGAGGCCATTTCCAATTCAGAACAACATTACTTGCACTCTGGtgattttatagaagaatTGAGTGAAAGTGAACAccgaaaagaaaagaaggctaGACTTTCCAAGTCTGGAGGAAAAGCTATGAATGGAAGCAAAACCAGTATAGGGTCCGACAGGAAAAGCAAAAGTATAAAGGACCAACATGATGGGCAGCTTGTGAACAGTACTCAAGTGGCagattatttaaaaagtgaCATGGCTTCTGTGCGTCCTTCTGTTGCTGCCAATTCAAGCTCTTCCAAGGTATCTGGCTCACATAGAACCAAAACCACTGGCCAGGAAGTTAAAGGTTCCCCAGTTGAATCAGTTTCCTCATCCCCTCTGAGATTTCCTAATGCTGATAAGGTCTCATCAGCACGGAAAAGCCACGAAGAAAGGACTGTTTTTCATGATTCTGCTGCTGCCAACCCGGGTATGTTTTCAGGCAGTGATGATGGAGGGAACGTCCGAACAGGATTGGATAAAATAGATACAGTTCTTACTGCCAATAATCATGCCAATGATGTTCACAGTGATCAGTTATGTCAAAGTAATCAGTATGCTAGTACAAAACATTATTCTGAGCAATTCGATACTGAAACAAGAACAAACAATGACCAATCTGAGGGTGGAGTTCACTcaaaaaaatctggaaaagGTTTGTCCTTACAATCCAAAGACAAGGCTCACGCCTCTGGTTCTGAAGTAGACAAGATTAAAATCAAGGCTTCTGATTCAAGAAACGATGCTTCAGATCACACGCATTTGCATGAGGAGAAGTCAAAGAGTAGAAGAAACAAGTCTGATGAGAAATCTGGCACTCCTAAAAAGGGTGATAAGTTTGTCTCCAAGAAAGATATGGTTGGAGGAATGTCAAGTGAGAGCTCTAAAGCACCAAGTCAAAAGAAACTTGGACATGATGGTCAAGATGCCATCAGAAGCCAGGATAAGAAGCATGGTCTCCCACAAGagcatgaaaatgaaaaattaccCAAGAAAAGCAACCAGACAGAAACACATGGGAATGGGAAGTCACACTCACTTCCACCCTTAGCAAGAATACAGACTGACACTGCTCCTGTTTCTGTATCTCAGAAGGAAAATAGTTCAAAAGGTTTGTCTCTTGATGCATCTGATAATGGTGATGCACAAAAGGCCTCAAATCAGAGAAAGAAACTTGAGAACTCAAATGGTCAGCCTATGAGGCATCCAACTCCAAACTCTCATAAAGTTCGGGATGTTGACGCTCCAAGTCCCGTTCGAAGGGATTCATCCAGTCATGCCGCTAATACCATTTTAAAAGAAGCGAAGGACCTCAAACACATGGCTGATCGGCTTAAG AATTCTGGAACTAGTATTGGGCTTTACTTTGAAGCTGCCCTCAAGTTTCTCCATGGTGCCTCTTTGCTCGAATCCGGAAGTAGTGAAGCCACTAAGCATAATGAACTGATGCACTCATTGCACATATATAGTAGCACCGCAAAACTCTGCGA GTTTTGTGCCCATGACtttgaaaagtcaaaagaCATGGGTGCTGCTGCTTTAGCCTACAAATGTATGGAGGTTGCTTACATGCGAGTGCTTTATTCATCTCATAGCAATACAAGCAGGGATCGGGCCGAGTTGCAAAGTGCTCTACAAATTGCTGCCCCTG GTGAATCTCCTTCCTCCTCTGCCTCTGATGTTGACAATTTGAACCACCAAGCGACAGCAGATAAGGCTGCCTCAGCCAAAGTTGTGGGCTCTCCTCAAGTTTCTGGAAGCCATATCATCACTTCACGGAATCGTTCTAGTCTTCTGCGTGTTCTGAACTTT GCACAGGATGTTACCTTTGCAATGGAAGCttcaagaaaatcaagaattgcTTTCACAGCTGCTACATCAAGACTTGCAGATACCCACAAAGAGGGTGTCCGTTCACTTAAAAACGCGCTTGACTACAACTTCCAAGACGTTGAGGGTTTATTGCAGCTTGTGCGTATTGCTAAGGATGCCATTAGCCACTAA
- the LOC125211087 gene encoding uncharacterized protein LOC125211087, whose translation MFGAILCRRTLSAPRKDGIFGLPSSGKSPASDPTFTISYLTNSCGLSLNDAVSVSNKLRIKSRHNPDAVLDLLSQFGFTNTQISKLVTKWPLVLQCRPDQTLFPKLQFLRSIGVPAAVSAEKLSAYPMILQRSLEKSLIPTYNYLKKLLRSDKKVVNVFARSPRAFVHGCCGAMSRNIAVLRERGAPESSVALLLNNQPSLLMLGGEAFAALVDRAAEMGFDASKVVFVLAVQVFANMSESTLQRKMGVYRRCGWSESEVMGAFLKHPLCMSLSEKKIKGSMEFLVGEAGFEAGDVARCPVLLGYSVEKRMRPRLVVSRMLERKELLKKSTSFIYLLIMSEEKFVKRIHPILVACLRPSTTAAREGGRSQVARAMPKAIWLRVRAHTRSKTRFSLSRFVDAINIFNEKWRRPRPRPMSELRTPWGKPFAPSVSMLMLQMGINKKLLSFWQETSTKCNEVRHVDTLNAQLVWFESITNSLCHIQCARWKGKGGAQV comes from the exons ATGTTTGGTGCAATTTTGTGTAGGAGAACACTGAGCGCGCCCAGAAAAGATGGTATCTTTGGGCTCCCCTCCTCCGGCAAATCACCGGCCAGCGACCCAACATTCACTATTTCCTACCTCACCAACTCATGCGGGCTATCCTTAAACGACGCCGTCTCCGTCTCCAACAAACTGCGCATCAAATCGCGACACAACCCCGATGCAGTGCTGGACCTCCTCTCCCAATTCGGCTTCACAAACACCCAAATCTCCAAACTCGTAACCAAATGGCCCCTCGTGCTCCAATGTCGCCCCGACCAAACCCTTTTCCCCAAACTCCAATTCCTCCGCTCCATCGGCGTTCCCGCCGCCGTCTCCGCCGAGAAGCTATCTGCCTATCCCATGATTCTACAGCGCAGTCTCGAAAAATCCCTCATCCCAACCTACAATTACTTGAAAAAACTCCTCCGATCCGATAAAAAGGTCGTCAATGTGTTCGCCAGATCACCCAGGGCCTTCGTCCACGGCTGCTGCGGCGCGATGTCTCGCAACATCGCGGTCTTGAGGGAGCGGGGAGCGCCGGAGTCTTCGGTCGCGCTGCTGCTCAACAACCAGCCGTCGCTGCTGATGCTCGGCGGAGAAGCCTTCGCCGCGCTCGTCGATCGCGCTGCGGAGATGGGATTCGATGCGTCGAAAGTGGTATTCGTTCTTGCAGTCCAGGTGTTTGCGAATATGTCTGAGTCGACTCTGCAGCGGAAGATGGGTGTTTACAGGAGGTGTGGCTGGTCTGAGTCTGAGGTTATGGGTGCGTTTCTGAAGCATCCGCTTTGCATGAGTTTGTCGGAGAAGAAGATCAAGGGAAGCATGGAGTTTCTTGTTGGTGAAGCTGGATTCGAGGCGGGGGATGTTGCTCGGTGCCCGGTGCTTCTGGGTTACAGCGTGGAGAAGAGGATGCGGCCGCGGTTGGTTGTGAGTAGGATGCTGGAGAGGAAGGAGTTGTTGAAGAAATCGACCAGTTTCATATATTTGTTGATCATGTCTGAGGAGAAGTTTGTTAAGAG AATACACCCAATTCTGGTTGCTTGCTTAAGACCATCCACGACTGCTGCTCGTGAGGGAGGAAGAAGCCAGGTGGCCCGAGCCATGCCTAAGGCCATTTGGCTGCGCGTGCGTGCACACACTCGCAGCAAAACTAGGTTCTCCTTGTCTCGGTTTGTCGATGCCATCAACATCTTCAATGAAAAATGGAGAAGGCCAAGGCCAAGGCCAATGTCCGAGCTGCGTACTCCCTGGGGGAAACCATTTGCACCTTCAGTGAGTATGTTGATGCTACAGATGgggatcaacaaaaaattgttgtCATTTTGGCAGGAGACTTCTACAAAGTGCAATGAGGTACGGCATGTTGACACCCTGAACGCACAACTCGTATGGTTTGAGAGCATTACGAATTCTCTGTGCCATATACAATGCGCGCGATGGAAGGGGAAAGGAGGAGCGCAAGTGTAG
- the LOC125211088 gene encoding transcription termination factor MTERF9, chloroplastic-like codes for MHHKLFGNRMYAIIQRSLIRVPANSVAPQFLAHFSSRKLPSDFSTGDATFTITYLTNSCGLSLNDAFSVSNKLRIKSRHTSDAVLQLLKTYGFTDAQISKLLTKWPGVLQSCADKTLSPKLEFFRSIGVPPAALAQKLSEYPFLLRRSFENYFTPWYNYLKGIVPSDKNIVAVFLSSPMAFTHGWPERVPSNIAILRGRGVPESSIASLMVSKPSMMILRKDKFSACVDRAAELGFPASKVVFVRALQVFGRMSESTLKHKMEVYRRCGWSESDLNAAFLRHPLCMKLSQKKIRANMDFLVNELRLKPSEIAQCPSVLDYSCDRRMRPRWIVVRILKARGLMNESRSITSLFHMPEANFLKQCIFDHEEEFPELLDIYRGTISPPE; via the coding sequence ATGCACCATAAATTATTTGGGAACAGAATGTATGCAATTATTCAACGCAGTTTGATTAGGGTTCCGGCCAATTCCGTCGCCCCACAGTTTCTCGCGCATTTCTCCTCTCGGAAATTACCTTCTGATTTCAGCACCGGCGACGCCACATTCACCATCACTTATCTCACAAATTCATGTGGACTCTCCTTGAATGACGCCTTCTCCGTCTCCAACAAATTGCGCATCAAATCGCGCCACACTTCCGATGCAGTTCTGCAATTACTCAAAACCTACGGCTTCACAGATGCTCAAATCTCTAAGCTCCTCACCAAATGGCCGGGCGTTCTTCAATCCTGCGCCGACAAAACCCTATCGCCCAAGCTCGAATTCTTCCGCTCAATCGGCGTTCCTCCCGCCGCCCTGGCGCAGAAGCTCTCCGAGTATCCCTTTTTACTGCGGCGCAGCTTCGAAAACTACTTCACCCCGTGGTATAATTACTTGAAAGGCATCGTTCCATCCGATAAAAACATCGTCGCTGTGTTTCTCAGCAGTCCTATGGCGTTCACACACGGCTGGCCGGAAAGGGTGCCTTCCAACATCGCGATTTTGAGAGGGAGAGGGGTGCCTGAATCCTCAATCGCTTCGTTGATGGTGAGCAAGCCATCCATGATGATACTGAGAAAGGATAAATTCAGCGCTTGTGTTGATCGTGCTGCTGAATTGGGATTTCCGGCGTCGAAAGTTGTGTTCGTCCGCGCCCTCCAAGTGTTCGGTAGAATGTCTGAGTCGACTCTGAAGCATAAAATGGAGGTTTACAGAAGGTGTGGCTGGTCCGAATCTGACCTGAATGCTGCATTTTTGAGGCATCCCCTTTGTATGAAACTGTCCCAGAAAAAGATCAGAGCCAACATGGATTTTCTCGTGAATGAATTGAGATTGAAGCCTAGTGAAATCGCCCAATGCCCCTCGGTTCTTGATTACAGCTGCGACAGAAGAATGAGGCCGAGGTGGATTGTTGTGAGGATTCTCAAAGCAAGAGGGTTGATGAATGAATCGAGGAGCATCACCAGCTTGTTTCATATGCCGGAGGCGAATTTCTTGAAGCAATGCATCTTCGATCACGAGGAGGAATTTCCGGAGCTGTTGGATATCTATCGAGGCACGATCAGCCCACCAGAATGA